A stretch of Halococcus sediminicola DNA encodes these proteins:
- a CDS encoding radical SAM protein has product MTDPATLDVTLVDGYVDEPAHFGVPPYISTYPRFTAGALVDAGVPEENVTYHTIDELRDERNKWRDVAQADLMIYLGGMTVPGKYVGGTPAEPDEVRELAWVAEGTSLMGGPVKFGVGEENAGGQATERKDLDFEFVAKGDVEAAAHDLVSNGLEGFGNRMRDVEEVTRWARDGAFVVEQHPNHPDYLICELETSRGCAYRCSFCTEPLYGNPDFRRPESVVSEVDALADRGVKHFRLGRQADLLAYGGDGEAPNPDALRDLYGGIRDVAPDLETLHLDNINPITIVRWPEKSREGLRIIAEHNTPGDTAAFGLESADPVVQEQNDLNVTADECFRAVEIVNEEAGWRPEDGGNANRLPKLLPGINLLHGLHGEREKTFELNKEFLHRVYDADLMLRRVNIRQVMAFDGTEMSSTGAQIADDHKKLFKEYKTEVREEIDNPMLQRVAPAGTLLPDVHLEYHQDGKTFGRQLGTYPLLVAVPGERDLGSVTDIAVTDHGYRSVSGVPAPLDLNAASMDELAALPGLGDQRAGTLVVNRPYESPAEASDALGVELPGFATARAPEGAD; this is encoded by the coding sequence ATGACCGACCCAGCCACGCTCGACGTCACCCTCGTCGATGGGTACGTCGACGAACCCGCCCACTTCGGCGTGCCGCCGTACATCTCCACGTATCCCCGGTTCACCGCCGGCGCGCTCGTCGATGCGGGCGTCCCCGAAGAGAACGTTACCTACCACACGATCGACGAACTGCGCGACGAGCGGAACAAGTGGCGCGACGTGGCCCAGGCCGACCTCATGATCTACCTGGGTGGGATGACCGTGCCCGGAAAGTATGTAGGTGGGACGCCCGCCGAACCCGACGAGGTGCGCGAACTCGCGTGGGTCGCCGAGGGGACGAGTCTGATGGGCGGCCCAGTGAAATTCGGCGTCGGCGAGGAGAACGCCGGCGGGCAGGCAACCGAGCGCAAGGACCTCGACTTCGAGTTCGTCGCCAAGGGCGACGTCGAGGCCGCCGCCCACGACCTCGTTTCGAATGGGTTGGAGGGGTTCGGCAATCGAATGCGCGACGTCGAGGAGGTCACCCGCTGGGCACGAGACGGCGCGTTCGTCGTCGAACAACACCCGAATCACCCCGACTACCTCATCTGCGAACTCGAAACCTCGCGTGGCTGTGCCTACCGGTGTTCCTTCTGCACCGAACCCCTGTATGGGAATCCCGATTTCCGCCGGCCCGAATCGGTGGTTTCGGAGGTCGATGCGCTCGCCGACCGCGGCGTGAAACACTTCCGGCTCGGCCGACAGGCCGACCTGCTCGCCTACGGCGGCGACGGCGAAGCGCCCAACCCCGACGCGCTCCGTGACCTCTACGGCGGTATTCGGGATGTCGCGCCGGACCTCGAAACGCTCCACCTCGACAACATCAACCCGATCACCATCGTGCGCTGGCCCGAAAAATCGCGGGAGGGATTGCGGATCATCGCCGAGCACAACACGCCCGGCGACACGGCTGCCTTCGGGCTCGAAAGCGCCGACCCCGTCGTCCAGGAACAGAACGATCTCAACGTGACGGCCGACGAGTGTTTCCGCGCCGTCGAGATCGTCAACGAGGAGGCCGGGTGGCGACCCGAGGACGGTGGGAACGCCAACCGACTGCCGAAACTCCTCCCGGGGATCAACCTCTTGCACGGGCTGCACGGCGAGCGCGAGAAGACGTTCGAACTCAACAAAGAGTTCCTTCACCGGGTCTACGACGCCGACCTCATGCTCCGCCGGGTGAACATCCGGCAGGTGATGGCCTTCGACGGTACCGAAATGAGTTCCACCGGAGCGCAGATCGCCGACGATCACAAGAAACTGTTCAAGGAGTACAAAACCGAGGTCCGCGAGGAGATCGACAACCCGATGCTCCAGCGCGTCGCGCCCGCCGGCACGCTCCTGCCGGACGTCCACCTCGAATACCACCAGGACGGCAAGACCTTCGGCCGACAGCTCGGCACCTACCCCCTCCTGGTGGCGGTTCCGGGCGAGCGCGATCTCGGGAGTGTCACCGATATCGCCGTGACCGACCACGGCTATCGCTCGGTATCGGGCGTGCCGGCACCGCTTGACCTCAACGCCGCCTCGATGGACGAACTCGCGGCACTTCCGGGTCTCGGCGACCAGCGCGCGGGCACGCTCGTCGTGAACCGACCGTACGAATCGCCTGCCGAGGCCAGCGACGCGCTCGGCGTCGAGCTCCCCGGTTTCGCCACTGCTCGCGCGCCGGAAGGAGCCGACTGA
- a CDS encoding type II toxin-antitoxin system RatA family toxin: MDSIEVSTEVYLPPAAVYDFLIDFPRYADYSEHLESVDRHGDGTPGTTYDLHFAWWKLTYTARSRVTDVEPPNRIDWKIIKDITAHGYWAVEDIDPPAGREDASRVRFRVEFDTDSVDSGQFDLPRLVSLSWVVEKVKPIIEREAEQIVERIVADIEGEARQVDLTVHTRPDTV; this comes from the coding sequence GTGGACAGCATCGAAGTCAGCACCGAGGTCTACCTCCCGCCCGCGGCGGTCTACGACTTCCTGATCGACTTCCCGCGCTATGCGGATTACTCCGAGCATCTCGAGAGCGTCGACCGCCACGGCGACGGCACGCCCGGCACGACCTACGACCTCCACTTCGCGTGGTGGAAACTCACCTACACGGCGCGCTCGCGGGTCACGGACGTCGAGCCACCCAACCGGATCGACTGGAAGATCATCAAGGACATCACTGCTCACGGCTACTGGGCCGTCGAGGACATCGACCCGCCGGCGGGCCGTGAGGACGCCTCACGGGTCCGCTTTCGCGTCGAGTTCGACACCGATTCGGTCGATTCGGGCCAGTTCGACCTTCCCCGATTGGTCTCGCTGTCGTGGGTCGTCGAGAAGGTCAAACCGATCATCGAGCGGGAGGCTGAACAGATCGTCGAGCGCATCGTCGCCGACATCGAGGGCGAGGCTCGACAGGTGGATTTGACCGTGCACACGAGACCCGATACCGTCTGA
- a CDS encoding LysE family translocator has product MSVLGAVTTVLAGMVFGLAIAAPPGPMNAVIAEESVLRGWLSGVWAGLGAMAADACFFVLALVGAVAVVERVPAIRGAAFAAGGLLMLYFAYGAARGANDDHEAATGERRGFAKAFALAITNPYQVVFWLTIGVGMLEPGRIDVLAPLSADLANVLVVATGSPALVVGFFAGIAAWVVGFPTTLVAAERRLTGVGPTVAYASALVLAGFGLVFLGEALSMAGSVL; this is encoded by the coding sequence ATGTCCGTTCTCGGCGCGGTGACGACGGTGCTCGCGGGAATGGTCTTCGGGTTAGCCATCGCCGCGCCGCCGGGACCGATGAACGCGGTCATCGCAGAAGAGAGCGTTCTCAGAGGCTGGCTCTCCGGCGTGTGGGCCGGTCTCGGCGCGATGGCCGCCGACGCCTGCTTCTTCGTGCTCGCGCTGGTCGGCGCGGTCGCGGTCGTCGAGCGCGTGCCGGCCATCCGTGGCGCGGCCTTCGCGGCCGGCGGCCTGCTGATGCTGTATTTCGCCTACGGCGCGGCCCGCGGCGCGAACGACGACCACGAAGCGGCCACCGGCGAGCGCCGCGGGTTCGCCAAGGCGTTCGCCCTCGCCATCACGAACCCCTATCAGGTGGTGTTCTGGCTCACCATCGGCGTCGGCATGCTCGAACCCGGACGGATCGACGTGCTCGCACCGCTCTCGGCGGACCTTGCGAACGTGTTGGTCGTCGCAACCGGAAGCCCGGCGCTCGTCGTCGGCTTCTTCGCCGGCATCGCGGCGTGGGTCGTCGGCTTCCCGACGACGCTGGTCGCCGCCGAGCGCCGTCTCACGGGCGTCGGGCCGACCGTGGCCTATGCGAGTGCGCTCGTGCTCGCGGGCTTCGGGCTGGTCTTTCTCGGCGAGGCGCTCTCGATGGCCGGCTCAGTCCTCTGA
- a CDS encoding Hsp20/alpha crystallin family protein, translated as MTSVGESLRNTVLDGVGRFAGRTQERRPLPTDLLESDDAYLVVFDAPDARAEDVQVRYAEDSVHVRIDRTREHREGFEMRFPGRGLSLDGRATLPTGATINPDEATARLTSEGTLEVELPKVEGSDDGPIRISTDEGEAVEDETFENGVEESSRADDDESATDGRTSS; from the coding sequence GTGACCAGCGTCGGCGAGTCGCTGCGCAACACGGTGCTCGACGGCGTCGGTCGATTCGCCGGTCGTACACAGGAGCGCCGTCCGCTGCCGACCGACCTGCTCGAAAGCGACGACGCCTATCTCGTCGTCTTCGACGCACCCGACGCACGCGCCGAAGACGTACAGGTACGCTATGCTGAGGACTCGGTCCACGTCCGCATCGACCGCACTCGCGAGCACCGCGAGGGCTTCGAGATGCGCTTTCCCGGCCGCGGTCTCTCCCTCGACGGGCGCGCGACACTCCCCACGGGGGCGACGATCAATCCCGACGAAGCGACCGCGAGACTCACCTCCGAGGGCACGCTCGAAGTCGAACTCCCGAAAGTCGAGGGAAGCGACGACGGCCCGATTCGGATTTCGACCGACGAGGGCGAGGCGGTCGAAGACGAGACGTTCGAGAACGGTGTCGAGGAGAGTTCTCGTGCAGATGACGACGAGAGCGCGACCGACGGTCGGACGTCTTCTTAA
- a CDS encoding lysylphosphatidylglycerol synthase transmembrane domain-containing protein, with the protein MATDSADALDRRSMAKAVVGFTIAIVLLYFLGSAVGWGDILDALARADLRWVAIACLSTCGYLLAWTKTWQVVLDAGGISIPYRELVPTYLAATFANYTTPFGQAGGEPFIAYVLSADTHASYEESLASVSTADLLNLLPFFTFAGVGLAALAITGTVPPGARSILVGLAAIAIGVPALVYGAWRRRDLVENILTTLARPVTKRTDRIAMARVEARIDSFYDQLARIADEPRDLLVGLVYSYLGWVFFAAPLYFAALALGLPVDPLLVAFLVPASSLAGFVPTPGGLGGVSTALVALVVALTPVGAGPAAALALLYRATSYVFALAVCGPTALYVTARA; encoded by the coding sequence GTGGCGACCGACTCCGCGGACGCGCTCGACCGGCGCTCGATGGCGAAAGCGGTCGTCGGCTTCACCATCGCAATCGTCCTCCTGTATTTCCTCGGCAGCGCCGTCGGCTGGGGCGACATCCTCGACGCGCTCGCCCGCGCGGACCTGCGCTGGGTGGCCATCGCCTGTCTCAGCACCTGTGGCTACCTGCTCGCGTGGACGAAGACGTGGCAGGTCGTTCTCGATGCCGGCGGGATTTCCATTCCCTATCGGGAACTGGTCCCGACCTACCTCGCGGCGACGTTCGCGAACTACACGACGCCGTTCGGACAGGCCGGCGGTGAGCCGTTCATCGCCTACGTCCTCTCGGCCGACACCCACGCGAGCTACGAGGAGAGCCTCGCGAGCGTCTCGACGGCCGACCTGCTGAATCTTTTGCCGTTTTTCACCTTCGCCGGCGTCGGACTCGCAGCGCTCGCAATCACCGGCACGGTCCCGCCGGGCGCGCGTTCGATTCTCGTCGGACTCGCGGCCATCGCCATCGGCGTGCCGGCGCTGGTCTACGGCGCGTGGCGACGGCGCGACCTCGTCGAAAATATCTTAACGACGCTCGCCCGCCCGGTGACGAAACGCACCGACCGGATTGCGATGGCACGAGTCGAGGCGCGCATCGACAGTTTCTACGACCAGCTCGCGCGCATCGCCGACGAACCACGCGATTTGCTCGTCGGGCTGGTCTATTCCTATCTCGGCTGGGTGTTCTTCGCCGCACCCCTCTATTTCGCCGCGCTCGCGCTCGGTCTGCCGGTCGACCCGTTGTTGGTCGCCTTCCTCGTGCCTGCAAGCTCGCTCGCCGGGTTCGTCCCGACGCCGGGCGGTCTCGGTGGCGTCTCGACGGCGCTGGTCGCGCTGGTGGTCGCGCTCACGCCCGTCGGGGCTGGCCCGGCGGCCGCGCTCGCGCTGCTCTATCGGGCGACGAGCTACGTTTTTGCACTGGCCGTCTGTGGCCCGACCGCGCTGTACGTCACCGCACGCGCCTGA
- a CDS encoding NUDIX hydrolase, producing the protein MHLARVAEHAATGVTDEQRDAAVLVPVITREHPGDYDGAHLLFTKRADHLGEHPGQMSFPGGGREPVDEDLTATALREAHEEIGLDPATAEVVGRLDDIRTITRYAVRPFVARVPDHEYVPDEREVAEVVVLPVEALTNPANYDSERRDHPHYGDIRLHFFRVGDYVVWGATGRILVQFLELTTDWRVPDDPDRVVDSDADFPV; encoded by the coding sequence ATGCATCTCGCGCGGGTGGCCGAGCACGCGGCCACAGGAGTCACCGACGAGCAGCGCGACGCGGCCGTGCTCGTGCCGGTCATCACGCGCGAACACCCGGGGGACTACGACGGCGCACATCTCCTGTTCACCAAGCGCGCCGACCACCTCGGCGAACACCCCGGCCAGATGAGTTTTCCCGGCGGTGGGCGCGAGCCAGTGGACGAGGATCTGACCGCGACCGCGCTGCGCGAAGCCCACGAGGAGATCGGTCTCGACCCCGCAACTGCGGAGGTCGTCGGCCGACTCGACGACATTCGAACGATCACGCGCTACGCCGTTCGGCCGTTCGTGGCCCGCGTTCCCGACCACGAGTACGTCCCCGACGAGCGCGAGGTCGCCGAGGTCGTCGTCCTCCCCGTCGAAGCGCTCACGAACCCCGCGAACTACGACTCCGAGCGCCGCGACCACCCACACTACGGCGACATCAGACTCCACTTCTTCCGTGTCGGCGACTACGTCGTCTGGGGCGCGACCGGGCGCATCCTCGTGCAGTTCCTGGAACTGACGACCGACTGGCGCGTGCCGGACGACCCCGACCGCGTGGTCGATTCGGATGCCGACTTTCCGGTTTAA
- a CDS encoding HD domain-containing protein: MGVEVRESPISAAEFDAMKRFVSGYLEASIENEGEGGRMRWYPWHSAGYRFNHILNVVELAVDIAESEGANVDVVRVAALFHDVSKLEAEQDLHAEAGARVAREYLDSHGEFPASFIEEVCTSVSEHSYQGPLDELPLETRCLIEADLLDKIGANGAVLLLLRMGYESRTHMDAAEMIGRVLERGRDAADRIESDRAESLIHQRLKRVKWLREWLDDEVAGVDVDASED; encoded by the coding sequence TTGGGCGTCGAAGTGAGGGAATCGCCGATCTCGGCCGCCGAGTTCGACGCCATGAAGCGGTTCGTCTCGGGCTATCTCGAAGCCAGCATCGAAAACGAGGGTGAGGGCGGGCGCATGCGGTGGTATCCGTGGCACTCGGCGGGCTATCGGTTCAACCACATCCTGAACGTGGTCGAACTCGCCGTCGACATCGCCGAGAGCGAGGGCGCGAACGTCGATGTCGTGCGCGTCGCCGCGCTCTTTCACGACGTCTCGAAACTGGAGGCCGAACAGGATCTCCACGCCGAGGCGGGCGCGCGCGTCGCCCGCGAGTACCTCGACTCCCATGGCGAGTTTCCCGCCTCGTTCATCGAGGAGGTCTGTACGAGCGTGAGCGAACACTCCTACCAGGGACCGCTCGACGAACTCCCCCTGGAGACGCGCTGTCTCATCGAGGCCGACCTGCTCGACAAGATCGGCGCGAACGGCGCGGTACTCCTGCTCTTACGGATGGGCTACGAATCGCGCACGCACATGGACGCCGCCGAGATGATCGGCCGGGTGCTCGAACGCGGCCGCGACGCCGCCGACCGCATCGAGAGCGACCGCGCCGAGAGCCTCATCCACCAGCGCCTCAAGCGCGTGAAGTGGCTGCGCGAGTGGCTCGACGACGAGGTCGCCGGCGTGGACGTGGACGCCTCAGAGGACTGA
- a CDS encoding right-handed parallel beta-helix repeat-containing protein → MTPRGPRTVGAKELLLVGVIVALVAVSAGAASAQRAGNVSTVDSCTTIDTPGRYALTENVAGDIENPDAACIEITAGNVTLDGQGHAVAGTGAGHGVEVDGSGGPVSNVTVENLRAHNWSIAVFALGTDESTIRRTITANSTEGLALGASSNATLVNNTATDNAIAVALGGQSQNNTLRRMTAIENKWGIHFERESANNTVVDSVARNNSRWDYYSERNDAGNTVENLALSTARLSFTEQNVALRSVTSPPPLPRGAGNLDSYIEATDTHGGQSALSLTMQYGSARNAVGLWRHDGQHWSPVGRTRTDSSTNSVSANLTRFGTIGALADAGGGAGGPVTVSVDEGPAVERNLTTPTATPTATPTPAPTATAVTDSSEAAPTADANATTDVARGANEASEATPLLGIGILRTLLVVLGVIGLAVLGIVALRERADRGPGFNR, encoded by the coding sequence ATGACGCCACGTGGTCCGCGAACGGTCGGAGCGAAGGAACTGTTGCTCGTCGGGGTGATCGTCGCGCTGGTCGCCGTTTCGGCCGGGGCGGCGAGCGCACAGCGTGCCGGCAACGTCTCGACGGTCGATTCGTGTACGACCATCGATACGCCGGGGCGGTACGCGCTGACCGAGAACGTCGCGGGCGACATCGAGAACCCCGACGCGGCCTGTATCGAGATCACCGCGGGTAACGTCACTCTCGACGGGCAGGGGCACGCGGTCGCGGGGACCGGCGCGGGCCACGGCGTCGAAGTCGACGGGAGCGGGGGACCGGTATCGAACGTCACGGTGGAGAACCTCCGGGCGCACAACTGGTCGATAGCCGTCTTCGCGCTCGGGACGGACGAGAGCACGATTCGCCGGACGATCACCGCAAACAGCACCGAAGGACTCGCCCTCGGCGCGTCGAGCAACGCCACGCTCGTGAACAACACCGCCACCGACAACGCCATCGCGGTCGCGCTCGGCGGGCAGAGTCAGAACAATACCCTTCGGAGGATGACGGCCATCGAGAACAAGTGGGGTATCCACTTCGAGCGCGAGAGCGCCAACAACACGGTCGTCGATAGCGTCGCGCGGAACAACAGCCGCTGGGACTACTACTCCGAGCGCAACGACGCCGGAAACACCGTCGAGAACCTCGCGCTCTCGACGGCGAGGCTGTCGTTCACCGAGCAAAACGTCGCGCTGCGGTCGGTGACCTCGCCACCACCCCTCCCGCGTGGCGCGGGCAATCTCGACAGCTACATCGAGGCGACCGACACCCACGGGGGCCAGTCCGCGCTCTCGCTGACGATGCAGTACGGGAGCGCACGGAACGCGGTCGGACTCTGGCGACACGACGGCCAACACTGGTCGCCCGTCGGGCGCACCCGAACCGATAGCTCGACGAACAGCGTTTCGGCGAACCTCACCCGGTTCGGCACCATCGGAGCTCTCGCCGACGCCGGAGGCGGCGCCGGCGGGCCGGTGACGGTCTCGGTCGACGAGGGACCGGCCGTCGAGCGCAACCTGACGACGCCGACGGCAACGCCGACCGCAACCCCGACGCCCGCACCGACGGCGACGGCCGTGACCGACTCGTCGGAGGCAGCGCCGACGGCGGACGCCAACGCGACGACCGACGTCGCGCGCGGGGCGAACGAGGCAAGTGAAGCGACGCCGCTGCTCGGCATCGGGATCCTCAGAACGCTCCTCGTGGTCCTCGGTGTGATCGGGTTGGCCGTCCTCGGCATCGTGGCGCTGCGTGAGCGTGCGGACCGAGGGCCGGGATTTAACCGATGA
- a CDS encoding DUF7109 family protein: protein MELTHDELAGVVDLFGALTRDELTEAGDELAFKRGADFDGENIETALAAYRLVAFDPDGVVEQSGDEQLVAAGPTAFPTLPDGAEDLPHILDVEPRTPDRAALGGVVEGRFRADAARAVRDDDRERIERLLDVSYDLETWAPVELDGVRDRLDAAAGGSGA from the coding sequence ATGGAGTTGACCCACGACGAACTCGCCGGCGTCGTCGACCTCTTCGGCGCACTCACGCGAGACGAACTCACCGAGGCGGGCGACGAACTCGCCTTCAAGCGCGGTGCCGATTTCGATGGTGAGAACATCGAGACGGCGCTTGCAGCGTATCGTCTCGTCGCGTTCGACCCCGATGGAGTCGTCGAGCAAAGTGGAGACGAACAGTTGGTTGCCGCCGGTCCGACGGCGTTCCCGACGCTTCCCGACGGTGCCGAGGACCTGCCGCATATCCTCGACGTCGAACCGCGCACGCCAGACCGTGCGGCGCTCGGTGGCGTAGTCGAGGGGCGATTTCGTGCCGATGCGGCGCGCGCCGTTCGGGATGACGACCGCGAACGCATCGAGCGGTTGCTCGACGTGAGCTACGACCTCGAAACGTGGGCCCCGGTCGAACTCGATGGCGTGCGCGACCGGCTGGACGCGGCCGCGGGCGGGAGTGGAGCATGA
- a CDS encoding flippase-like domain-containing protein translates to MSSVAVSVVLPAYDEERTLAATVETTLEALASFLPDDSFEVLVAEDGCTDDTPEIAARLARDDERVRHVHSDERLGRGGALTRAFRAARGDTLAYFDTDLATDMSHLEELVTSVHSGEYDVATGSRLLAASDADRPANRDVPSRVYNGLVRLFLRSSVHDHQCGFKAFDRAVLDDLLSDVEDDHWFWDTELLVRAQRAGYRVREFPVDWTPMGDTKVDFVRDVLGMGSGILRTWWRLGVAPRITRRVTLVAGTLLTLLAVALMPQYIDVSRMLAEIETANPALVVAAALVYVLSWPLRGGRYRDILEELGYTEGLGFLTGAVFISQTGNLVFPARAGDAVRAYVVKTRRRVPYPTGFASLAVERVFDLLTITLLAGVVLIGLAATGITSLSGLGATVAGGNQSGRVALLVASGVGMAAIALVGAIVASARSDRNLVRRGMEKVSSDAYADRVAGVIERFVGDVQAVAGDRSAFARIGASSVGIWTLDVITALLVFAAFDVALPLTTLVAVGFFAVSVGNLAKVLPLSPGGIGLYEGAFSLLVVGLTPVATPVALGAAIVDHAVKNVVTVVGGLISMLVLNVSLTTAVEESQDVEATPTDD, encoded by the coding sequence ATGAGTTCGGTCGCCGTGAGCGTCGTCCTTCCGGCCTACGACGAGGAGCGCACGCTCGCTGCGACCGTCGAGACCACGCTCGAGGCACTCGCATCGTTCCTCCCCGACGACTCGTTCGAAGTGCTCGTCGCCGAGGACGGCTGCACCGACGACACACCCGAAATCGCCGCCCGGCTCGCCCGCGACGACGAGCGCGTGCGCCACGTCCACAGCGACGAACGACTCGGTCGCGGTGGCGCGCTCACCCGTGCCTTTCGAGCAGCGCGCGGCGACACGCTCGCGTACTTCGACACCGATCTCGCGACGGACATGAGCCATCTCGAAGAACTCGTCACGAGTGTGCACTCGGGCGAGTACGACGTCGCCACCGGCTCGCGCCTGCTCGCGGCGAGCGATGCCGACCGGCCAGCGAACCGCGACGTGCCGAGCCGCGTCTACAACGGGCTCGTCCGGCTGTTCCTGCGCTCGTCGGTCCACGACCACCAGTGTGGGTTCAAGGCCTTCGACCGCGCGGTGCTCGACGATCTCCTCAGTGACGTCGAGGACGACCACTGGTTCTGGGATACCGAACTCCTCGTGCGCGCCCAGCGCGCCGGCTACCGCGTCCGGGAGTTCCCCGTCGACTGGACGCCGATGGGCGATACGAAAGTCGACTTCGTCCGCGACGTGCTCGGCATGGGCAGCGGCATCCTCCGGACGTGGTGGCGACTCGGCGTCGCGCCGCGCATTACCCGGCGCGTGACGCTCGTCGCCGGCACGCTGCTCACGCTGTTGGCCGTCGCGCTGATGCCACAGTACATCGACGTCTCGCGGATGCTCGCCGAGATCGAGACTGCGAACCCCGCGCTCGTCGTCGCCGCGGCGCTCGTCTACGTGCTCTCGTGGCCGCTCCGTGGCGGGCGCTATCGCGACATCCTCGAAGAGTTGGGCTACACCGAAGGGCTCGGCTTCCTCACCGGTGCGGTGTTCATCTCCCAAACTGGCAATCTCGTCTTCCCGGCACGGGCGGGCGATGCCGTCAGGGCCTACGTCGTCAAGACGCGCCGGCGCGTGCCCTACCCCACAGGATTTGCCTCGCTGGCCGTCGAGCGCGTCTTCGATCTGCTGACGATTACGCTGCTCGCCGGCGTCGTCCTCATCGGGCTTGCAGCCACCGGCATCACCAGTCTCTCGGGACTCGGCGCGACCGTCGCCGGTGGGAATCAAAGCGGGCGCGTCGCCCTCCTCGTGGCCAGCGGCGTCGGGATGGCCGCCATCGCCCTCGTCGGTGCCATCGTCGCCAGCGCGCGCTCGGATCGCAATCTCGTCCGTCGCGGGATGGAGAAGGTGAGTTCGGACGCCTACGCCGACCGCGTGGCGGGCGTCATCGAGCGCTTCGTCGGCGATGTGCAAGCCGTGGCGGGCGACCGCAGCGCATTTGCCCGCATCGGCGCGAGTAGCGTGGGAATCTGGACGCTCGACGTCATCACCGCTCTGCTGGTCTTCGCTGCCTTCGACGTCGCGCTTCCGCTCACGACGCTCGTCGCCGTCGGCTTCTTCGCCGTCAGCGTCGGCAACCTCGCCAAAGTGCTCCCGCTCTCGCCGGGCGGCATCGGTCTCTACGAGGGCGCGTTCAGCCTGCTCGTCGTCGGGCTGACGCCGGTCGCCACGCCCGTCGCGCTCGGCGCGGCCATCGTCGACCACGCGGTGAAGAACGTCGTCACCGTCGTCGGTGGGCTTATCTCGATGCTCGTGCTCAACGTCTCGCTCACCACTGCCGTCGAGGAGAGTCAGGACGTCGAGGCGACACCGACCGACGACTAA
- a CDS encoding DUF7559 family protein, translating into MPATLEVVCENDGCELDMFEMHYTYDMPDDVGVADFQCPYCTETESLREVEL; encoded by the coding sequence ATGCCCGCAACCCTCGAAGTGGTCTGTGAGAACGACGGCTGCGAACTCGACATGTTCGAGATGCACTACACCTACGATATGCCCGACGACGTGGGCGTCGCCGACTTCCAGTGTCCGTACTGCACCGAAACGGAGTCGCTTCGGGAGGTCGAACTGTGA
- a CDS encoding GNAT family N-acetyltransferase, translating to MELREATPDDGAAIRDIARRSMEQSYSLSPRTIDGAITQWYGEDAFAEKLDESDTLLIVAEDEGDVRGFTEGDLVNEGGNGDLLWLHVDPDYRGQGIATELFEHTREELFEMGAAQLRAKVLEDNTEGNEFYAIFDFEQVGTDTVEIDDSDYTENIYLHADDVDVQPTLETSDPVRELDDGLYVNEGQVERGSKGPFFTAYTDPDFDEEHKYGYYCANCETLDNAMDTMGRVKCNSCGNLRKATRWDATYG from the coding sequence ATGGAACTGCGCGAAGCAACACCCGACGACGGGGCGGCGATTCGGGACATCGCCCGCCGATCGATGGAACAGTCGTACTCGCTCAGCCCGCGAACCATCGACGGTGCGATAACCCAATGGTACGGTGAGGACGCCTTCGCCGAGAAACTCGACGAGTCGGACACGCTCCTGATCGTCGCCGAAGACGAGGGTGACGTGCGCGGGTTCACCGAAGGCGACCTCGTCAACGAGGGTGGCAACGGCGACCTGCTCTGGCTGCACGTCGACCCCGACTACCGTGGGCAGGGTATCGCGACGGAGCTGTTCGAGCACACCCGCGAGGAACTCTTCGAGATGGGGGCCGCCCAGTTGCGCGCGAAGGTGCTCGAGGACAACACCGAGGGCAACGAGTTCTACGCGATCTTCGACTTCGAGCAGGTCGGCACCGACACCGTCGAGATCGACGACAGCGACTACACCGAGAACATCTATCTCCACGCCGACGACGTCGACGTCCAGCCGACGCTCGAAACCTCGGACCCCGTGCGCGAACTCGATGACGGATTATACGTCAACGAAGGGCAGGTCGAGCGCGGCTCGAAGGGACCGTTCTTCACCGCCTACACCGACCCCGACTTCGACGAGGAGCACAAGTACGGCTACTACTGTGCGAACTGTGAGACCCTCGACAACGCGATGGACACGATGGGGAGGGTAAAGTGCAACTCGTGTGGCAACCTCCGGAAGGCGACGCGCTGGGACGCCACCTACGGGTAA